The genomic stretch AAATGTGAGATCGAATTTCTCATGTACTTACAACAATTGCACCAAGTGGGTCGATCCAGCCCTCAATATAATTGGCAAGTAGTGCAGCAACCAGGCCAATTATATTTGTGATGACATCAAAAAAGTGATCCTGTGCATATGCTTTGACAATTTCGTTGGTGAATGAGCGGCAATATATAACCAGGGCAAGTTTTACCAATGTCACAGAAAGCATGATGTCCACAAGCCACTTTTCTTGATCACTTGTTAAGCTGAATTCGTCTCCCTGGAGAATGAAATATGAGCATATGAGATAATCAACAAGGGCAAACAATAATATGATCTACGGTTAGACACTTAGACTGATACTAAGGAAAATTACTAACCGTCCATGACAACATGACAACTTTTCAATTTATTGTggcattaagcacaagaaaATAATGAAAAATAATACTTCTGACTATGCAAAGCACATGATATTTGTTTGCTGCAAGTAATTTGACTCTGCAGCGAAGGATAAAACTAAGCCATCTAAATTGCATGATAGCCTTGTTGGTTGTTACTCACAGAACAAGCGTTCACAAGAAACATTGAATTATGATACGGAAATCTAAACTCCCAATACAAACATCGTCTACTCTAAAGCAACCTGAAAATAAAATTTGTAATGCAGCAAAGAGCAATGGAAATTAAATCTTTAGAGAGACTTACATCAGACGCCAATGAGCGTATTGATTCTAGAATTATCTGAAGGCCAAGGGTTGCCATAACAGAAGCAAAAACAAGTATTCCCTGAACAAAACATTTTAATGGATTTTTAGTATAGTGGAAAAGGAACTGCAAATACATGATTGCTTACATcgcaagaaaaaaatatatgattgACAATTATGTAAAATAGATTGGAGCCCTCCAAACAAAGCTTTAATTTAGCATTACAGTAATACCCAGAGATGCTTGAAGAAACATAATCTAGAGTAACTATTCTACttaatactccctctgttccaaattgtaagtagtTCTAGCGTTTCTAGGTACATACTAGCTTTTATTATATATCTTGACATAACGTGTACCTAGGTGCATGGGAAAATCAATGTACCTAAAAAAGCCAAATCGACTTATATTTTGAAACAGAGGGATTGCACCGCACAACAGTCATATTTTCCTTCAACTATTTATACAGATCGTTTTAAtaggcatttatttatttatttatttacagtGTTGCACGCTTTCTTTCTGAACTAATTATCATTTGTGCTTCTTTTCATATTGCCATAACAAATTACCAAGAGATTTTGGAGGAAGGGCAGTTATGGTGTTTAGCAGGTGCTCGGGTTTGGCACAGTGTGATGTAGCTGCCAACTGGTTGCCCTCATAGTTTGTTGGAGGTCATTTACAGTCAGTGGCAAGCATGTAACATTTTCATCCTTTGCGGTGTGTGGAATGTGTTGTATCTTTTGATCCCTTCTTGATACAATGATACACAGCCCTTGAGAGTATTCAGTTTTTAATTACCAATAGCACCAGAAAAGTAATTGAAATATGTTAGCGTGTACTGACAATAGAGATAGTTAAATGGAACTGTGTTCTCAAAAGTTCAGTGGAACCAAATGCATGAGCTATGGTAAAGAACGAATGATCCAAAGAAATTTGGAAGTACAGGTCGTGACAAAAACAAAACTCACCAGCGGCTGCATACGCTTTTTTCCAATTGGGTATCTGTAGGGATTTGGTGTTTGCATTGAAAAGGCAGTAAACCACAAGATAAATCCTGACAACAAGTCTAGAAGAGAATCCAAAGTAGATGCGATGATAGCAAGTGAGCCACTCCTTACTGAAGCATACACTTTTGCAGCAAAGAGAACCATATTTGCAATGTTAGACAGCCGTATGGCTAATGTTTCACTCCTGGCAACTTTTTCTCGTTCTTCCTGTAGGTCAATAAAGTGGTTATCAGGCATTTATTGATGCAGTCTCACTATTAACAAAAGTATAAACAAATGCAGCAAAGAAAATGTGATCATTAACATCCACATAAGCTAACCTTCTCTAATGGTAGAATAGAAAGTTCATATATAACATACCTTGGACATTCCAGGAAGGAAACCACGATCTGTAAGTGTGTCCATCTCACTAAAACCCTCCAGCATCTCCACTTGCTGTTGGTAGTACTCAGCAACCACATCCTCAGGACCTTGAGCTGTCAATAGAACCATGAATGTTATATTAAGAAATTATGTAAAAAAGTTTCATCAAAATAAGAAAGTCAAAAGGATTTAAAATGATATGACTAGCAAAATTACCATGCACacagtttttttttaataaagtcACACTTCAAAATTCATTTGTAGTTGCTTTTCCTAGTATATGGCACCGGAGATAGAATAGAACTCCTGGAACTAAACAGAACTATCCCAGACAGCTaaagcaaagaaaaaaaaaggtacaCTCATATAGCAATGGAGAACATGACTATAAATGGAGTAACTGAGATGGGAATAGGACTCTTGTCATTCAATTCCACTACTTAGAAGCCGACATGttggaaaaggaaaaaaaaaactagtgaCACCCAGAAGGCCTTTACGCTTGTATGCTGATCTGTCAGTTGCCGCTTAACTATACACCAACCAAAAAATAACAATAATTTTCCAGAGCTTCTGCATGCGCAGTCCAAGAAATGAGTACCTCACGTGATGGAGACTGCCCTTCCTCAAATAGGCAGGAGCGGAATTTCCAGAACCCCAAAGCTAAAATTATACGGAAAGATACAGTACACACATTTGCGCTGGGTTCCCAAAGTGGCGTAATAGCAAATCGGTAAGAACTAGGCCGCATCTAGGCCAGCACTACCCAATATCCTAATTTGATCCCCAGCTCTGGACTAGAAAAAGAATCAAGCTAGTCCACCCTAGCGTCAACTTAATAGTACCCAAAAAAAATCGGCAACGTTCGTATTCACAAGTCGCAGAAAGCAActaatttatttatatgaaaacaaaaaccaaGTTGTCGAAACACGGGCGCACACGGGCGGCGCCATGGATGGATGCAAAGCAATACAGCCGAGAGAGAGGATACCTAGAACGCCGAGGCAGTGGTGGAGCGGACCGGTCGGCGGCCTCTCCTGGTGCGCCTCCGGCGGGCGGAACCCCTCGAAGTTGAGCCGCCACGACTCCTCCGCCTCGGcggtcgcgccgccgccgcggccagccTCCGCGGCCGAGAGCAGGAGGAGCTCCTCCCCCTCCCCGCCGTTCGCCTCCGCCGCTGCCGAAGCCATTCCGCAACCCTAGCAGACTGTGAGCTTGGGACGCCGCGCTTTGGCCCGTACGTGGCGCTGTCCCGCGGGACGGCGGCGCGCGAGAACTAGGAGGAGCCGCAGGAGGAGACTGACGGGTGACGGGCCGAGTTGGTTGGTAGTTGCCAAGCAGGCGCTGATGAGCGGGCAAACGCACTAGCCGCCCCCGGCCCCCGCGTGCGCCGTCCTTCTGCGATTAAAAGAgggaggcgaggcgaggcgggcGAGGAAAGTGTGGGAGTTCGTCGCTTGCGGGGGCGCGCTGGCTGCGCCGAGCCTATGAGCCCGGAGAGGCGACTCGCCGGACTCGCCGGAAACTGGCTTCTGACTGGTCGTGGGCCTGGTGTACGTGTACTTGGTGTATGGGTCTGGGTCTGGGCTGGTGGGCCAGAATTTTCTACCGGTACACCGCACAGGTGGAGGTGCatgattgttttttttttccctaaAGAAAGGTGGAGGGTACGGGCATGATTTGAAGGGAGTCGCCGAGGAAAGAGGCCAGCGAGGATACGAAACCGCGGCGCGACTGCACAAGTGGCACATGATTTCATCGAGGAAAGAGGCCCCGCCATTTTAGGAAACTGAACTGAAAGCGTCAAAGCGTGAACTCACGTTGCAATAAGAAATTCAGTTATATTGGATTGGTCAACAAATTCATTATCCAGGACCGAGACACGGAGTACATCATACATTTTGCACGAAGCTAGCTGGAGGAGGACGTCGCCAGTATGTCCAGAGGACGTCACCAATATGTCCAGACCAAATCTGTCTGAAATTAGGTGTAAAGACAAACGTTTCCGAGCATCGATATGCTTCAAATCAAACAGCCACTAGCCCGACAGTTTCATTTGATTCAATTTGACTGCCTGTTCAAGCCGGGGGAAAAGCTGGCACGGTTCTGGTCTTgcgaatgacaagatggaaggCGTACCGTGTGGCCACAATGACTCGCTGCGTCGAGATCCCCGTAGCTTTCAGGCTTTCACGGGAGGAAAGCATCCGCCGAGCTCCCGCGGTCTCATGCTTCTCCTGATCTCCTCCAATCTCCACAAAGTCGGCCACGGAAGGAACCGTGTGGCGCAGGCTCTCCGCAACATCGATGCCATTGGATGATTGGAATCATAATGCTAATGCATAGCCGCCCTAGTTGCTCTAGCTCCGCGCAGCACGAGCGCCACGGCTGCGGCCTGCGGAACGTGACGGCCCTATCGCCGAGCACGGCCGTTTGAGCAACCGGCGGTGGGGCCGCGCGCTAGAGCAGCAGCCACGGAGCGTGGATAAGATAGAGAGGGGCTCCGACCCGACGTTTGCACCTACACCTGAATCTTCCAGCGTTCCGCACCCGTCAACATGTGGGCGGGCATACAGTGACGGTGATTGGATTTCGGAAGGATCATCGTACCGGCTGAGTGCAGGACCCCAATCCGGCGATGCGGATACCGTGAATCGCGTGGGTATATTCGGAGACGAACAATTCGTAgcacacagaagaagaagaaaaatcaGGGCTACTGTTAATTGAAGCGAGGACGAGGGAAAGGACAAACGGGTTTGGGAGTTGATTTGTGATCAAGGAGAATCGTTGGTTGGTGAGGGCTGCCGACTGTCCTGTGGAAGTCCAAAATTTCGTAAAGTTGAGATGGATTTCGACGGCTGTACTGATAAAGTAATCCAGGACGCCAGCACGCAAACCCCGTAATCTCATCTCCAGCAGCGCAACACAGCATCGTATCCAAAAGGTTAGCAAGTACGTACTATTTACGGCAGCAAACGGAGAGCAGCTATTTGTTGACCAAACGAATTGCAGACACGCCATCCTATGCAATCATAACGTGACCAAAGCAGGTCTTCGTAGTTCAGTCAAACACACGTCATACCAGGAGAATGTGCAGTCATAACGTGATGAAAGCGGGATACGCCTTTATTTCCCACGAAGTCAGCAGCTTCAGTCATACCTTCGGTGATGCAGCAACACATTCATAACAGCATATGACGCAACCGCGCTGGAAACTTGGCGCTGCTTTTGCAATGTTGCTTTCGAACCAGGCTCGTGCAACGACAGATAGCCCGACGAATGGGTTCCAGAATCACGTGGCCGAACGGTGCCAACTGGAATTCCTGGAACTCGGGGTCCACTGATCAGCCTTAGTCACCATTGCATCATGTACAGGCAACGCTTCACGTTTGTCTGTGTTAAAGCGTAGCAGTTGTATCAGCGTAGCGTGACACACCGCTGGGGAAaaacataggataagaaactgcACGATACGTGTGGTTATAATGGGGTCGTCCACTTTTGCTGGCATATGTGAAGGTTACATGGAAGCTTTCCCAGTCATCAGGTTCAGGTTCATGATCGTAAGAGAACAGAAGAATTACCCAAACAATTGGTCCAGCAGAAAATATAAAAAGAAAATTCCAATTAAAATACCCAGGGAGTATCGTGATTTCATTCCGAGACAAGTCAACCACCAAAGCTCATATAGAAAGCAGTCCAACACATAAAGATGGCATATGACCTAGTACCTTGTATATATCATGGATTGCAGTATTTGCAGGCAGGTTTGATTTCATGGTCAAGCTGTTTGTAGGTCAATTATAACTCGTAACAGATGAGATCGGAATAACCACCACAAGCACACCTAGTAACTTTTGAAATAGGTAGTGCCTACAAGTTATCTAGGTTGACCTCCAGCATTGAAATTcacccctcccccccccccccccccccctcccaaaaaaaaagaagttgCCTAGGGTTTTGTAGAAAATATtagcaacatttgtatctccgAACAAGCttattatgaaagtatattcaacaattaatctaatgatacttattatgtacaataaatataaataatctctttatatatttggtcaaaatttaaaatgttAGACTTCTAAAGCTCAGGGAAACCAAAGCTTTCACAGTGGGACTGAGCAAGTAGCTTTTATGTCAACAATTTGTCTGCTTAACCAAGTGGTAAACTCAAGCTCAGTGAAAATCAAGCTTGACCATGAGACTTATTGTAAAATATAAAGACCAATCTCAAGCAGTATTCACCATACAAAACAGGTTGGGTGCAATTGTTTTATTTCTGGAAAAAACCACAAATTCCAGAGGAAAAGAACACGAACAAACCAAAAGTGCCATGTCGAAAATATATTTGCCAACTTGCAAAAGAAATACTCaaattctaaatgcatgcaaaaTGATTACCTGTTGACCAGAGATCACCGTATGCCATCATTAAATATAGTGTTCCAGTCTTCTATGAAAACACTTAATCCCATTTATCCTCAAATGACACCACCTGGTTAGAGATTTCTGCATGCTACCTGCTAGTACTGAGAGTCTGGCAAAATTAGTATGGATGGGAGAGACAGGAATTTGTATCAATTGGAAAGTGACATCCAGTTAAAATGAATCAAGTGTCAGAGAACTCTGCTTATATACAACAATTACCTTTCAAATCATTGAACAGAATTGCAAGTTAGCATATTTCATTTTTCGTAGAACATCTCCACTTTTTTTGTAGTTCTTACACATCAAAACGAAGAAATACAGCATTGACATTTTCAATGTCAGTAGCCTCAGAAACCACATCTTCTGATGCATCTGGTAAAGAAAGGGTGTCGTAGAGCTTCACGTGCTTTAAGGCGCTCATTAGGATCATACCGAAGAAGTCCTTGAAGAAGATCAATAAGATCTCCAGCAGAATGATCAACATGTTGCATTACAAGGTTCTGCATGGATTGCAATGATTAGAACTTTTCGAAAGGCATGCCCATCTATAAGATGTCAGTTGGCAAAAGCGATGATTAGTACATCGGAGAGGAAAGTACCTGCAGACGAGGCAACTTCCAGACTGCCTTCATGCTCTCTCGTGAAGCCGCCCCCTCTGGCCAGTCCAACCTTACTCCGCGCTTGAAGTATTTTTCAGCACGTCGACTGTAAAACAGCATTAACCAATGAATGTGAGTAATAAGTTAATATG from Sorghum bicolor cultivar BTx623 chromosome 3, Sorghum_bicolor_NCBIv3, whole genome shotgun sequence encodes the following:
- the LOC8057771 gene encoding metal tolerance protein 5 isoform X1, producing MASAAAEANGGEGEELLLLSAAEAGRGGGATAEAEESWRLNFEGFRPPEAHQERPPTGPLHHCLGVLAQGPEDVVAEYYQQQVEMLEGFSEMDTLTDRGFLPGMSKEEREKVARSETLAIRLSNIANMVLFAAKVYASVRSGSLAIIASTLDSLLDLLSGFILWFTAFSMQTPNPYRYPIGKKRMQPLGILVFASVMATLGLQIILESIRSLASDGDEFSLTSDQEKWLVDIMLSVTLVKLALVIYCRSFTNEIVKAYAQDHFFDVITNIIGLVAALLANYIEGWIDPLGAIVLAIYTIRTWSMTVLENVHSLVGQSASPEYLQKLTYLCWNHHKAVRHIDTVRAYTFGSHYFVEVDIVLPSNMPLREAHDIGEALQEKLERLPEIERAFVHLDYEFTHRPEHALSHEK
- the LOC8057771 gene encoding metal tolerance protein 5 isoform X2, which gives rise to MMAYGDLWSTAQGPEDVVAEYYQQQVEMLEGFSEMDTLTDRGFLPGMSKEEREKVARSETLAIRLSNIANMVLFAAKVYASVRSGSLAIIASTLDSLLDLLSGFILWFTAFSMQTPNPYRYPIGKKRMQPLGILVFASVMATLGLQIILESIRSLASDGDEFSLTSDQEKWLVDIMLSVTLVKLALVIYCRSFTNEIVKAYAQDHFFDVITNIIGLVAALLANYIEGWIDPLGAIVLAIYTIRTWSMTVLENVHSLVGQSASPEYLQKLTYLCWNHHKAVRHIDTVRAYTFGSHYFVEVDIVLPSNMPLREAHDIGEALQEKLERLPEIERAFVHLDYEFTHRPEHALSHEK